A window of Natranaeroarchaeum aerophilus contains these coding sequences:
- a CDS encoding FAD-dependent oxidoreductase yields the protein MDETEVAVRAVATVGPETIALELETPTDFDAKPGQFVRLYGTVDGEEIARYYTLSSPDVEDTFEITVGVDPEGDLSPWLADREAGDTLRIEGPFGSVAYEDGDVVVLAGGPGVGPAVGIAEAATETGNDAVIVYQDDAPAHEQRLDALVEAGADVTIIGEDTGAFTTAVASVVDEGQLYVFGFQSFVEAARDAVSDAGGDFDAAAVESFG from the coding sequence ATGGACGAGACCGAGGTCGCGGTTCGCGCGGTCGCCACCGTCGGACCGGAGACGATCGCTCTGGAACTCGAAACGCCCACCGACTTCGACGCGAAGCCCGGTCAGTTTGTCAGGCTCTACGGTACCGTCGACGGCGAGGAGATCGCTCGCTACTACACTCTCTCCTCGCCGGACGTCGAGGATACCTTCGAGATCACCGTGGGGGTCGATCCCGAGGGGGACCTCTCACCGTGGCTGGCCGATCGGGAAGCGGGCGACACGCTGCGGATCGAGGGTCCCTTCGGGAGTGTCGCATACGAGGATGGGGACGTTGTCGTACTCGCGGGCGGACCGGGCGTCGGGCCTGCTGTCGGCATCGCCGAAGCAGCCACCGAGACGGGCAACGACGCAGTAATCGTGTATCAGGACGACGCGCCAGCCCACGAGCAGCGCCTGGACGCGCTGGTCGAGGCCGGTGCGGACGTTACGATCATCGGCGAGGATACCGGGGCGTTCACCACTGCCGTCGCGTCGGTCGTCGACGAGGGGCAGCTGTACGTGTTCGGCTTCCAGTCGTTCGTCGAGGCGGCCCGGGACGCGGTCAGCGATGCCGGAGGGGACTTCGATGCTGCAGCGGTCGAAAGTTTCGGGTAG